A stretch of Lagopus muta isolate bLagMut1 chromosome 9, bLagMut1 primary, whole genome shotgun sequence DNA encodes these proteins:
- the IGSF10 gene encoding immunoglobulin superfamily member 10 isoform X4: MGAPRRCWLRPLLAACLAARLAALPAACPRLCACYGPAEVHCTFRYFTAVPPRIAPDVERINLGYNSLLTLTDTDFAGLEKLELLMLHSNEINAIPEKVFRDLRSLQVLKMSYNKVSVLQQDAFYGLKSLVRLHMDHNEIKFVNPNVFYGLTSLRLVHLEGNLLKQLHPDTFVTLSYLQIFKVSSIKHVHLSDNTLTSLPREMFSYMSELESIYLHGNPWACDCDLQWFAEWAEQRPDVIKCKKDRSSGAQQCPVCASPRNCKGKNFVGIPPAALTCTKPVIHHTLKLKNLTVPEDGDFSSVSPKDFLAPIGSVVLNMTDQGGNRGNLVCNVQKPKEMSPISFDKEDNVTVLRTSFSSFLVCDIAYGHIQQLWSILALYSNSPLKLDRSAVTAETPFIIYQYKQNYSEKDELFTKVEAELRAEPSWLMQNKVALQLDRTATTLSTLHIQYFTDAEIVLPTVDQKKVGNNWTVISRDNKTQTEHTVPVGGTVQLDCQAIGQPAPAIEWILADGSKVRAPYVSEDGRIVVAKSGTFTLRTADAFDSGLYHCIGTNGHDADVLTFRITVVDPYVEHSSVNGAQFSTAVGSILDLPCTSAAVPDAAISWVLPERVVLHHSVRNKQIFGNGTLRIQGVTERDSGYFRCVAANQYGVDVLIFQVLVGEDKSTPQKAPVAAGEWAESDGSGDAALPSGRGRQNSSAALLSWTGQEPSAPAHRQQGTHSTRTGSGHRRMTSRQHRDKAGRRLRGHRRRFGSSAKRANPQRWAAFLEKAKRNPPRTEKQEVETTLPVQVREFSTVPADEEEMSGAAISPEQEFMIVVTEGATMSSLGSTAGSTAPAGAGTPPPAPFPQPSPSVSPTPADLNPTTTTSDSWERPNLSQTSASSGKQSMATEGASRTSALISAQQRSASPGEHNSLHLKAASATTTGNVTDSSTPATSQNAVGEMHGFTEFTDKISTKTGGQASAATISKPNSEFGHIHFHSAQKPVTPALPLGPNIVTHQHAQIIQDVATHTPQARQQHGRRRKVSARRKMVRPGHLLSMREHRRSSGKQGSAGGRTAIAPAVLLSSTLSPNVPTFNNSHSSINPLSPEAPLSSPSTTDMSSEHSEGTARSAAFLMEEDSAPTARQGAASTALPVVTQSTRDAAQKEAESRAPCHSSTYKAQPVSSRLPTSATCTTHTAEITHMMSTRTASAPPTVFSRSSSKNSQGGKIIRALLFGNGTQKEVQRTGALPPTEVSVLLPETTAVASRPHVSPLPFTPISAGVDPIPSLGKPADSSSTSEKPPDCSPAMSTAGGTGRESPKATTTASTAPQKAFRTGRRRGQRRRRPPKTAPSQSPTTGARTTADSATPAAASPPAASNRHAPAAAGSDSPPAGWVPALWALPPPGTAQHGPTTAPQTAAAPSMVVSTPPASLLPHSLQPQTPTATAPTPPLPSEPLGAKRVHPAAVSAAARSESAQHLKASTPAAERPHLWTDKEATQGSPVARPLDPGSTELSSRALGTTAPREQRPTSAPSMGGIGAGLPSAERGGKTSTVNMPTVSTPWQVAAPHAYLWGSSADGWSDQRQHHKSTTSIPLSLFSLSRNYFTKPRIIGGKLAAFTVLANSDAFIPCEATGNPQPTVEWTKISPETDAPASGSRWSVLPNGTLAIARAALQDGGQYCCTATNALGTARLLATLAVVAYPPRIAGGTRLLTAHAGTPVAMRCLAEGRPPPSISWVLANETHVSSSSQGNQKVLVQPDGTLMIKDVTVYDRGLYTCTATNPAGTDTLNVKLQVIAAPPVIVEEKRQQITATAGRDLSLPCTAEGNPQPRVHWVLPEGMVVKPLQFVNAGVLLLPNGTLRLSGIAPTDSGNYECIATSSTGSERRVVTLTVRHRDTLPRIAAASQGMTQLSFGDKLLLNCTATGEPRPRIIWRLPSKAVVDQWHRMGSRIHVYPNGSLVIEAVTEKDAGDYLCVARNKIGDDLILMKVSITMKPAKIDQKQYFKKLVPYGKDFQVDCKASGSPAPEISWSLPDGTVINNAMLADDSGHRSGRYVLFDNGTLYLNRAGATEEGDYTCYAQNTLGRDEMKIHITVVTAAPRIKQSHKTYIKVKAGDTALLDCEAAGEPKPKIFWLLPSSDVISSSTDRHLLHTNGSLSVRRAKLLDAGEYMCVARNAGGDDTKLYKLDVVAKPPIINGLYTNKTIIKVTAVRHSKKQIDCRAEGTPPPQIMWIMPDNIFLTAPYYGSRIVVHKNGTLEIRNLRPSDTADFICVARNDWGESMLVVRLEVLEMLRRPMFKNPFNEKIIAKPGKTITLNCSVDGNPPPEVSWMLPNGTWFSKGTRMSEFLPGSHGTLTIHNPSRDKAGKYRCAAKNQVGYIEKLIVLEVAQKPTILVYPQGPMRGISGESLSLHCLSDGSPKPSTAWTLPGGHVLDRPQINSRHILLENGTLVIRAATIHDRGNYVCKAHNPAGDLSVTVPVTIVAYPPRITNRPPQTISTMPGAAVQLSCTALGIPKPEITWELPDRSVLSTGNRGRAPGSELLHPQGTLIIQNPRPSDSGTYKCTAKNHLGSDFTVTYIHVI; this comes from the exons ATGGGCGCCCCGCGCCGCTGTTGGCTGCGGCCGCTGCTCGCCGCCTGCCTGGCCGCCCGCCTGgccgcgctgcccgccgccTGCCCCCGCCTCTGCGCCTGCTACGGCCCCGCAGAGGTGCACTGCACCTTCCGCTACTTCACCGCCGTCCCTCCGCGCATCGCTCCGGACGTGGAGCGCATCAACCTGGG GTACAACAGCTTGCTCACACTGACTGACACGGACTTTGCCGGCCTGGAGAAACTGGAGTTACTGATGCTGCACAGCAATGAGATAAACGCAATCCCTGAGAAGGTGTTCAGGGATTTACGTTCACTACAG GTCTTAAAGATGAGCTACAACAAGGTCAGTGTTCTTCAGCAAGATGCTTTCTACGGTCTGAAGAGCTTGGTCCGGTTGCACATGGACcacaatgaaattaaatttgtaaATCCCAACGTTTTCTATGGCCTCACATCACTGAGGTTGGTCCACTTGGAAGGAAATCTCCTGAAGCAGCTCCATCCAGACACTTTTGTCACCTTGAGCTACCTCCAAATATTTAAAGTATCCTCCATAAAGCACGTACACCTGTCTGATAACACGCTGACCTCGCTACCACGAGAAATGTTTTCCTACATGTCTGAGCTGGAGAGCATTTACCTCCATGGGAACCCATGGGCCTGCGACTGCGATCTACAGTGGTTTGCAGAATGGGCAGAACAGAGGCCAG atgTCATAAAGTGCAAAAAAGACCGAAGTTCTGGTGCTCAGCAATGCCCAGTGTGTGCCAGCCCCAGGAACTGCAAAGGGAAGAACTTTGTGGGtattcctcctgcagctctgacctGCACTAAGCCAGTCATACATCACACCCTGAAACTCAAAAACCTCACAGTGCCAGAGGATGGGGATTTCAGCTCTGTATCTCCCAAGGACTTCCTAGCTCCCATAGGATCTGTGGTTCTGAACATGACTGACCAAGGAGGAAATCGAGGTAACTTGGTTTGCAACGTtcagaaaccaaaagaaatgtCTCCCATCTCATTTGACAAAGAGGACAACGTCACAGTCCTCAGAACATCATTCTCATCATTTCTCGTGTGCGACATCGCCTACGGACACattcagcagctgtggagcataCTGGCCCTGTACAGTAATTCTCCCCTCAAACTCGACAGGAGTGCCGTCACAGCTGAAACACCTTTCATCATTTACCAATATAAGCAAAACTACTCTGAAAAAGATGAACTTTTTACCAAGGTGGAGGCTGAACTCAGAGCTGAACCATCGTGgttaatgcaaaacaaagtgGCACTGCAGCTTGACAGGACAGCAACCACTCTTAGCACGCTGCACATCCAGTACTTCACTGATGCTGAGATAGTTTTGCCCACCGTTGACCAAAAGAAAGTGGGAAATAACTGGACAGTGATCTCCAGggacaacaaaacacaaacagagCACACTGTTCCAGTCGGGGGAACCGTACAACTGGACTGCCAAGCAATCGGGCAGCCAGCTCCTGCAATAGAGTGGATATTGGCTGATGGGAGCAAAGTCAGAGCCCCTTATGTCAGTGAGGACGGCAGAATTGTAGTAGCAAAATCCGGGACATTCACGTTACGAACAGCTGATGCGTTTGACTCTGGGCTCTATCACTGCATAGGCACAAATGGTCACGATGCAGATGTCCTCACGTTTAGAATCACTGTGGTTGATCCTTACGTGGAACACAGCAGTGTAAATGGGGCCCAATTTTCCACAGCGGTTGGCAGCATTCTGGACCTTCCCTgtacctctgctgctgttccagaTGCTGCCATTAGTTGGGTGTTACCTGAGAGAGTGGTTCTTCACCACTCCGtaagaaacaaacagatttttggCAACGGTACCTTAAGAATACAGGGGGTAACAGAGCGAGACAGCGGCTACTTTAGATGTGTTGCAGCCAACCAGTACGGTGTTGATGTTTTGATTTTCCAAGTGCTGGTTGGAGAGGACAAAAGCACCCCACAGAAAGCACCCGTGGCTGCGGGAGAGTGGGCAGAGAGCGATGGCTCTGGCGATGCAGCGCTGCCCTCAGGTAGAGGAAGGCAGAATTCCTCAGCTGCCCTGCTGAGCTGGACGGGTCAGGAGCCCAGTGCCccagcacacagacagcaggGCACACACAGCACCCGCACTGGCAGCGGCCACAGGAGGATGACGAGCCGTCAGCACAGGGACAAAGCTggcaggaggctcagggggCATCGAAGGCGCTTTGGCTCCTCAGCCAAGAGAGCCAACCCCCAGCGCTGGGCGGCCTTTctggaaaaagcaaagaggaacCCACCCaggacagaaaaacaagaagtggAGACAACCCTGCCTGTTCAGGTCCGTGAGTTCTCAACGGTGCCTGCGGATGAGGAGGAAATGTCTGGTGCTGCCATCTCTCCAGAACAAGAGTTCATGATAGTGGTAACAGAGGGGGCCACCATGTCTTCcctggggagcacagctggaagcacagcCCCTGCAGGGGCCGGGACCCCCCCACCCGCTCccttcccacagcccagcccatCCGTCAGCCCCACACCAGCAGATCTAAACCCTACGACCACGACCTCAGACTCATGGGAAAGACCCAATTTAAGCCAAACATCAGCAAGCAGTGGGAAGCAATCGATGGCAACAGAGGGAGCGAGCAGAACATCTGCGCTCATCAGTGCTCAGCAAAGATCAGCATCTCCTGGAGAACATAACAGTCTGCATTTAAAGGCTGCATCTGCGACAACCACGGGGAATGTTACAGACAGCAGCACACCTGCAACTTCCCAAAATGCAGTGGGTGAAATGCATGGTTTTACAGAGTTTACTGATAAGATTTCCACCAAAACAGGTGGTCAGGCATCTGCAGCAACAATCAGCAAGCCAAACTCTGAGTTTGGTCACATTCACTTCCACAGTGCTCAGAAACCTGTAACTCCTGCACTACCACTGGGCCCAAACATCGTTACTCATCAGCACGCTCAAATCATTCAGGATGTGGCAACCCACACACCTCAGGCCCGGCAACAACatgggagaaggaggaaagtTTCTGCTAGGAGAAAAATGGTCAGGCCAGGACATCTTCTGAGTATGAGAGAGCACAGGCGCAGTTCAGGGAAGCAAGGCTCTGCTGGAGGGAGAACAGCTATTGCTCCAGCTGTCCTGCTGAGTTCAACACTCAGCCCTAACGTGCCCACCTTCAACaactcacacagcagcatcaaCCCGCTCAGCCCAGAAGCGCCTCTGTCCTCCCCCTCTACTACAGATATGTCCTCAGAGCACTCAGAAGGCACAGCTCGGAGCGCAGCATTCCTCATGGAAGAGGACAgtgcacccactgcaaggcaagGAGCCGCTTCCACCGCACTGCCTGTAGTTACTCAAAGTACCAGAGATGCTGcccagaaggaagcagagagcagagctccatGTCACAGCAGCACTTACAAAGCACAGCCTGTTAGCAGCAGGCTGCCAACGTCTGCAACCTGCACAACTCACACTGCAGAAATCACACACATGATGAGCACAAGGACTGCTTCTGCTCCCCCAACGGTCTTCTCCAGATCCTCATCCAAAAACTCCCAGGGAGGAAAAATTATAAGAGCACTTCTCTTTGGAAATGGCACACAAAAGGAAGTGCAGAGGACAGGTGCACTTCCACCAACAGAGGTATCAGTCTTGCTTCCTGAAACTACAGCAGTGGCATCGAGACCCCACGTCTCTCCTTTGCCCTTCACACCCATCTCAGCGGGTGTCGATCCCATCCCATCTTTAGGCAAACCCGCTGACAGCAGCAGTACGTCAGAGAAGCCCCCTGACTGCAGCCCTGCAATGAGCACAGCTGGAGGAACGGGCAGAGAGAGTCCAAAGGCAACAACTACAGCTTCTACGGCTCCTCAAAAAGCATTCAGAACAGGAAGAAGGAGAGGCCAGAGGAGGAGGCGGCCCCCTAAAACAGCTCCTTCTCAAAGCCCAACCACGGGCGCCCGCACTACAGCAGACTCAGCCaccccagctgcagccagcccGCCTGCTGCGTCCAACAGGCACGCGCCTGCAGCAGCGGGGTCTGACAGCCCACCTGCAGGCTGGGTCCCAGCTCTATGGGCTCTGCCCCcaccaggcacagcacagcacgggCCCACGACAGCCCCGCAGACAGCAGCGGCCCCCAGCATGGTGGTGAGCACCCCTCCTGCGtcactgctgccccacagccttcAGCCACAAACCCCCACTGCAACAGCCCCAACCCCCCCGCTGCCCTCAGAGCCTCTGGGAGCCAAGCGAGtgcatcctgctgcagtcagtgccGCAGCGCGCTCAGAATCTGCTCAGCACCTCAAAGCTTCCACCCCAGCGGCTGAGCGGCCGCACCTGTGGACAGACAAGGAGGCCACTCAAGGCAGCCCCGTGGCACGGCCCCTGGACCCGGGCAGCACcgagctgagcagcagagctctgggcacCACGGCTCCAAGAGAGCAGCGTCCCACCTCAGCACCGTCCATGGGGGGAATCGGTGCTGGGCTGCCATCTGCAGAAAGGGGAGGCAAAACCTCAACAGTTAACATGCCGACTGTGTCAACACCatggcaggtggctgctccaCATGCGTACctgtggggcagctctgccGATGGCTGGTCTGACCAGAGACAGCATCACAAATCCACCACCAGCATCCCTCTGTCCTTGTTCTCTTTAAGCAGAAACTATTTCACAAAGCCCAGAATAATTGGAGGAAAATTAGCTGCCTTCACCGTGCTGGCCAACTCAGATGCTTTCATTCCGTGTGAAGCTACGGGCAACCCCCAGCCAACAGTAGAATGGACCAAGATCTCCCCAG agACTGATGCCCCAGCGAGTGGCAGCAGGTGGTCGGTGCTGCCCAACGGCACGCTTGCCATCGCGcgggcagccctgcaggacgGCGGGCAGTACTGCTGCACCGCCACCAACGCTCTGGGCACAGCACGGCTCCTGGCCACGCTGGCGGTGGTGGCCTACCCGCCCCGCATCGCTGGTGGCACGCGGCTCCTCACTGCCCACGCCGGGACGCCCGTGGCCATGAGGTGCCTGGCTGAGGGCAGACCTCCTCCCTCCATCTCGTGGGTTCTGGCCAATGAAACGCACGTTTCCAGCTCTTCCCAGGGAAATCAGAAAGTTCTCGTGCAGCCGGATGGCACCTTAATGATCAAGGACGTCACGGTTTACGACAGGGGCCTCTACACATGCACGGCCACAAACCCAGCAGGCACCGACACGCTGAATGTGAAGCTGCAGGTCATCGCAGCACCTCCCGTCATCGTGGAGGAGAAGAGACAGCAGATCACAGCTACGGCGGGGCGAGACCTGAGCCTTCCTTGCACCGCAGAAGGGAATCCTCAGCCCCGCGTCCACTGGGTCCTCCCCGAAGGGATGGTGGTGAAGCCCCTGCAGTTTGTGAATGCCggggtgctgctgcttcccaacGGCACCCTGCGGCTCAGCGGCATCGCGCCCACCGACAGCGGGAACTACGAGTGCATCGCCACGAGCTCCACGGGCTCGGAGCGCCGGGTGGTGACCCTCACTGTGCGGCACCGGGACACACTGCCAAGGATAGCTGCCGCCTCCCAGGGCATGACCCAGCTCAGTTTTGGGGACAAACTGCTGCTGAACTGCACGGCCACAGGGGAGCCCCGGCCCAGGATAATCTGGAGGCTGCCATCCAAGGCGGTCGTAGACCAGTGGCACAG AATGGGAAGTCGAATCCATGTGTATCCCAATGGATCCCTGGTTATCGAGGCAGTTACTGAAAAGGATGCGGGGGACTATTTGTGTGTCGCAAGAAACAAAATCGGAGATGATCTGATACTGATGAAAGTCAGCATCACAATGAAACCAGCCAAGATTGACCAGAAACAGTATTTCAAGAAACTGGTGCCCTACGGAAAAGATTTCCAGGTGGACTGCAAGGCCTCCGGGTCCCCTGCACCAGAAATATCCTGGAGTTTGCCGGATGGGACAGTGATCAACAACGCGATGCTGGCAGACGACAGCGGACACAGGTCTGGCAGATACGTCCTCTTTGACAACGGAACGCTGTATCTCAACAGAGCTGGAGCAACAGAGGAGGGAGATTACACCTGCTACGCTCAGAACACTCTGGGGagagatgaaatgaaaatacacatCACAGTCGTCACGGCAGCCCCTCGCATAAAGCAGAGTCACAAGACGTACATTAAAGTGAAAGCCGGGGATACGGCGCTGTTGGACTGTGAAGCTGCTGGGGAACCTAAGCCAAAAATATTCTGGTTGCTGCCTTCCAGTGACGTGATCTCCTCTTCCACAGACAGGCACCTGCTGCACACTAATGGCTCCCTGTCAGTCCGCCGAGCCAAGCTGCTGGATGCTGGGGAGTACATGTGTGTTGCTCGTAACGCCGGAGGGGATGATACAAAATTGTATAAACTGGATGTTGTTGCGAAACCACCTATCATAAATGGCTTATACACAAACAAAACGATCATTAAAGTGACTGCAGTGAGGCACTCGAAGAAACAAATCGACTGCAGGGCAGAAGGGACGCCTCCCCCCCAGATCATGTGGATCATGCCCGATAACATTTTCCTGACAGCTCCGTACTACGGCAGCAGGATTGTCGTGCACAAAAACGGAACACTCGAAATCCGGAACCTAAGGCCTTCTGACACAGCAGATTTCATCTGCGTGGCACGGAACGACTGGGGAGAGAGCATGCTGGTGGTGCGGCTGGAGGTACTGGAAATGCTAAGGCGACCCATGTTTAAAAATCCattcaatgaaaaaataatagcaaaaccTGGGAAAACAATCACACTGAACTGCTCTGTGGATGGAAACCCTCCACCTGAAGTAAGCTGGATGCTGCCCAATGGCACGTGGTTCTCCAAGGGGACCAGGATGTCTGAGTTCCTCCCAGGAAGCCATGGAACCCTTACCATCCACAACCCCAGCAGGGACAAAGCTGGGAAGTATCGCTGTGCAGCTAAAAACCAAGTTGGCTACATTGAAAAGCTGATCGTCCTGGAAGTTGCTCAGAAGCCCACCATCCTCGTTTACCCCCAGGGGCCAATGAGGGGCATCAGCGGGGAATCGTTGTCGCTTCACTGCCTGTCCGACGGCAGCCCCAAACCCAGCACGGCGTGGACTCTTCCAGGTGGCCACGTGCTGGACCGACCTCAGATCAACAGCAGACACATCCTGCTGGAAAATGGCACGCTGGTGATACGAGCAGCTACCATTCACGACAGAGGGAATTACGTGTGCAAGGCCCACAACCCCGCCGGAGATCTGTCTGTAACCGTGCCTGTCACCATTGTAGCCTATCCTCCGAGGATTACAAACAGACCCCCGCAGACCATAAGTACGATGCCTGGTGCGGCAGttcagctcagctgcacagcGCTGGGAATACCAAAGCCAGAGATCA